A window of Nicotiana sylvestris chromosome 8, ASM39365v2, whole genome shotgun sequence genomic DNA:
CTCTCCCCTCGCATGGCGCTTGGCCAAGTGTTTATTTCCACAGGAGAATAGCCAAGACAATGGAAATATAACTGCTCTTATTTGGTCCACCACATCAGGAAATCCTTGCGCCTATTGATCTTCTTCTGCAGTTGGAGAACTCCATAAAGGAGGGCCTCGGCAGTTGGTGGGCATCCTGGAACATAAATGTCAACTGGCACGATCCTGTCGCAGCCTCGCACAACGGAGTATGAGTAATGGTAGTATCCTCCACCATTTGCACAGCTTCCCATCGAAATAACCCACCTTGGCTCAGGCATTTGATCATAGACCCTGCAATAAAATTGCAATTGTACCTTCAGATTAGACTTCTTAAGACAAAAGGTAGCGCAAAGCACAATTAAATCACTTTGCATCTTAACAAATAAATCACCAGAGAATCAATTATCCTCTTTTCACTGCTATTTTATGGGTGGAAAGGAGGTAATGCAACTAGACAAATACTGAACAGAGACCAAATTATTCTAGAAGGTTGACAAGATTCCCTCAAGAACATGCTAAAATTATAAAGATATGTCTGATGTAGATTGTGACTCTACATGCATTGCAAAAAGTACCAACAAAGCAAAAATAAAAGATATCAGGCATGTTCTGAGGAAAAGTCAACAAGTCTAATGTGTTGTATTGGAGGAGATAAAAGGATGTAAGCAAACAGAAAATGAGCATCGGCAGAATCTTTTTTTCCCCTTGCTCGGAAGAATCAGGCTTAGTTGCTAAAGAACAGACAGCGTCAGTTTCATTTGGGTTTTCCTAAACCTTATATCGGCCATCAGGTTCATCCCCATCGGATACTGTTATAGTTACACTGCATAAGTTCTTCGAATAGTCGTGCAATTTTTTCAAGCAATAACCTTCAGTTCAACTCCACCATCACACCTAGTTGGTCCAGCACTGAAAGGTCCAAAGAGGTAAGCCCCAGATTCTTATGTTCTAGTGTCAGATATTCAAATTCAGATATATGAAGAGCTGTCACAACAAACAGAAACCTCTGATTACATCGGATAAAATTCTCGGGAAAAAAATCCTGAACCACCAGCGATTGTTAAAATCAAGTGCTAGACAGATTTACTTCTATACTTTAATTTGCACAGATTCTTAAACACAAATCAAAAGCAATTTTTAGGGACTTAACAAATAAAGCCCGAGGATTGGCATTTCACTGCTGTCATCTTTTTATGTATATGGGCACAATTATCTTTTCTATTGATGGGGTAAGATAAATTTACCACCGGGTAGTGTTCAAGGATATAAAGAAAAAGTGACTTCCCTATCTCAGGAGGCTTAGGGCATACCTAAAAATTTAGAGAGCACATCTAAGAAGATAGAAAAGAGATTACTGTGTTTTTTCCCTCATCAATGTTGCTCTTTCTTTGCCTACTGCCTGACCTAGGAAGATGCAACAATGCATATGCGAAAGATCACATTGAACCTATGtccacataattcaaataagctCTAATATTTGATCATCTTTCACTGTTCAAATTTCAAAGAGAGTTTAATATTAGCAAGGGAACCATACCCTCCTATATATTCATCCCCTTAAGTTTCTATTTTCGAAACATTAATCAGAAAATTTCATACTCATATTCATTTAAGAACGACCCCATAGTGATCTGCGGATTGACCTTCAGGCAAATGCATGATAGCGTTGAGACATGCAGCTTGACTTCATGGTTATCTAGATGTTTGGCAAAAGTTTTAGCAAATCGTCCAACCACTGGAACTCTAAAGCAATTCAAAACAACTGGTAGAGAGAAATGAAATGGAAAAGAGAAACCCCTCAATGAAAATTTACAAAATACACAGACCAATATAACATGTAACAATAAAACCTAAGCACTTCCGGACAAAATTAAATAAATGTAACATCTATTTATTGATAACCGAGAAATCCTCGAGGGCTAGTGGTGCATGGTTTCAAAACTCGGTAAATGAGGACAAGTTGCGGGAAGCGCGacttaggtggtttggtcatgtaAGGAGGAGCACAGACaccccggtgaggaggtgtgagaggttgacattggagggcctacggagaggtagaggtagactTAAGAAGAGGTGgtgagaggtgattaggcaagacatggcgcAACTTCAGCTGACCAAGGACTTGACCCTTGGTAGGAAggtatggaggtcgaggattagggtagtagagtaggtagtctaaAGTGTTCATAACATTAGTATTGGCATGCAGTCTTGCTTTCTGTTGGTAGTAGTTTTTATGACTAAGCATTGTTTTttttcattgttgatcaccttactatcttgttgtttttattctgcttttgtatggctttttggtactgtcccttcttgtctatattttcattaatgcgGTGCTTATGCTTTCTTGAGCCGCGGGCCTATTAAAAACAACCTCtttatcctcacaaggtaggggtaaggtctacgtacacactaccctccccagacccacgTTATGgaataatactgggtatgttgtttgtttgtttcatcCAACATATATCAATAGTGAGCACCTTTTTTTTTGAATGGATAAATCAACATCAATTGCGAGCACATTATAACCATCATACAACAAAACAATATTTGAGATATGGTATCATGTGCAAATGCTTGTCCATGGTTACACTCCAATTCTTCTAATCCTTACAAACTGCAAATTGGTTGCCCTGCCATCAGTTACCGCAGTGTTCACTAACTCTAGGTTTCACTGCTCAACTAATCATGATTTTCAGTGTGACAATTGATGAACCACCAGATAATAACATATTAAAAGATGCATCCCAACAATTCTAATGCTCCTTTGTGTCTTTAACATTTATAAAACAAGTCCTTAGATACATcttttcacacacacacacattattTCTTTTTACAAGCAACCCCTAATGTTATTTAAATGTGGTTCCTTCCATCATCCTAAAAGCATAATGCAGAAGTAGGCCACCCCTAATGAACTGCATTTTATAACACATAGCAGATCTTTTCGTAAATAAAATTTGGCTACGCTGCTCCTACACTCTATTTAGCTTTCATCCCTATATCCTTTTATTACCCACCTCTACAAATAACAGCTTAAGTTTTTCTAAATTTTTACATTTTCCTGTGCATTTTATACTCCCATTGCTCGTCAGCTATCTGGTTAATTATGTTATAAATATTACAATATCATAACTAAGATCGCTATATCCACATAAAAAGTACATCAGACAACAAATGGAATAAATCTAAATAAAAGAATTGAAATGCCTACATAGTATAGGAAAAATCCATGAAATCGAAAAAATAGGGTTACTGCAGGGCATACTTGCGAAGAGCAGGTGCCATCTTATTGGTAAGCGTGCCAGCAACAATCATGCAATCAGATTGTCTAGGGCTAGGCCTGAAGATAACACCGAATCGGTCAAAATCATAACGAGCAGCTCCAGCATGCATCATTTCAACGGCACAGCAAGCCAGCCCAAATGTCATGGGCCAAATGGAACCACGACGAGCCCAGTTCATCAGATCGTCGACCTTAGAGATCACATACTCAGCCGTCTTCGATATCCCCGCCGGAGATGACGTGGACGGCGGAGGTGCGCGAGCGTACGTGGCCGGAGTGGAGGAAGAGGATTGCTGAGAGAGCGCCGGAAGAGTCGTGTGGATTGAACGTTgataaaacggcgtcgtttgtgTTAGCCGGTGTGCATTTCGAGCCAGCAAAGCCATTTTTTGTTTCCGATTCGAATATCCGATGAACGACGAGAGAGCGAAAAACAGCAAATGCTCTATATTTGCTCCGTCGGGTCGGTTATAGTTTGAGGCGGTCGGTTTTATAGGCCACTCACTAACGTGGCAATTTCTTTAGCGTTAAAAGCTCCAATCTTACAAGTAACTTTTGTGAGAATCAAAGCTCGCGTGGATTGGCTTAAAAAAAAGTGGCTTTTAAATATAAGTgcttaaaagtactttttaagTGATGAAGCTTATTTtataaataagcaattaagtgtttggataaaagtgctgaaacttAAAAAAGGTTATTGAAGTGTTTGGTAAATAAATGTTGGTAAACACTTGTTTCTGTAAAATGACTGAAATATCCTTAAAGTTGTTAACACTATAAAGAAAATGATTAATATTTTATTCTAAATTAATACATAtacaaaaaaattataatttagtTCATTTTCAATTTAAACTGATTGcctaaatataaattatttatttaaataacaTGCAATAATCTATTATTTcaccaaaatatattttttcgtcTCATAGCTTCAAATTCTTTGTTAACATGTAGACTCATTGAAAATTTTAATTTAGAATATAGTttcaataatttaaaaaaatgagGGATTCAACAataatcttttttaaaaaaaatgttatgGAACCAAAAAAGAAACTAAAACAAAACAAAGAGTTCGACAGTGATGGAATTTGGAAGGCACAAATTGGAAATGGCaaaggaaaggagaaaaagaaaagattatgGAATTTGGAAGGCAGAGATTGAAAATGGCGgaggaaaggagaaaaagaaatgattgggtattttggaaATTATACATAAGTATCAGGGATAACAATGTAAAATACTCGGTCAAAGAGAGATGGCTTTTAAGCTAGAAAAAAAAAGTTGGGATTACCAACTTATCACTTTTGGCTTAATTTGGATCTTTTGGCTTAAAAACATTTGACCTTTTAGCAGATTTTAAGTTTGCCAAACACCTCAAACCAGCTTTTAAGCCCATCCAAACAGGCTCCTAATTCGTGTTTGGCTAACttatttgaaaagcacttttgagcagcaattagtatttAACCAAGcttttaaaactatttttaaatatatttttctcaaaaatgcttttcaaaaaagtacttttggagagaagctacttttttttgTTTCTCCAAAAATGATTCTGCTTctactcaaaagcactttttttcctctaaagacttggccaaacaggctattagagAAATTTTATGTTCAaccaaacaaaaatcaaaaaagaatttGATTTTATTTATCACGGTTGAAGGAAGAAAAGAGGTAGAATTTTTTAAGTAAAAAAGAATTAGGAGTGTTGATTATTcagttcttttttattttttaaaaaaatataatttaatatattaatcgaaaataaaattataaaatacaaTATCACAAATTTCTCGACGTTTTATGCAATTCATATTTAAACTTGTCTGTCAATGAT
This region includes:
- the LOC104232598 gene encoding NADH dehydrogenase [ubiquinone] iron-sulfur protein 7, mitochondrial, whose translation is MALLARNAHRLTQTTPFYQRSIHTTLPALSQQSSSSTPATYARAPPPSTSSPAGISKTAEYVISKVDDLMNWARRGSIWPMTFGLACCAVEMMHAGAARYDFDRFGVIFRPSPRQSDCMIVAGTLTNKMAPALRKVYDQMPEPRWVISMGSCANGGGYYHYSYSVVRGCDRIVPVDIYVPGCPPTAEALLYGVLQLQKKINRRKDFLMWWTK